AAAGTACACCTACATATATGGCGATACTAGATCAAACTGGAGAAATGGTTTCAGCTGTTGCGGATTTAGATAGTATTAGTGCTATGACAACAGACTTCATAGATTCTAAGGGACCTATGATTGAAAATGCTGCTTTCACATTCTTAGATGCGGATGATCCTAGCAACTTAGAATATCTTTTAACTAAATTCAATGGAAAAACTAATTTCATTCTAGATCCTATCTCTTCTACAAAAGCTGAGAAAGTAAAACATCTAATTAAATATTTCCATACTATAAAACCTAATAGAGTTGAAGCAGAGGTTTTATCAGGAATAAAAATAAATACTAGAGAAGATTTAGAGAAGGTTGGAAAATACTTCCTTTCTCTAGGAATTAAAAATGTATTTATTAGTTTAGATGCAGATGGAATCTATTATACAAATGGAACAGAAAGTGGAACTTTAAAAGCTACTGATGTTACAGTTAAAAATGTAACTGGAGCAGGAGATTCTTTCGTTGCTGGATTAGGATTTGGGTACATGAATGACTTATCTATAAAAGATACAGTTAAGTTTGCTATGGCTATGTCAATTGTTACAATAGCTCACGAAGAGACTATTCACCCGAAAATGGGGCATGAATTAATCGCAGAGATTATAGAAAAAACAAATTGGATAGAAAATTAAAAAAATGGACTTTAAAGTCCATTTTTTTCTAATTTTTTTTGAATATAAAAAGCTGGCTTAGCCAGCTTTTAAATCTATCTTTTACTTAATTATTATTCTTCTTCTAAAATAAGCTCATTAAATCTTTTTTTGTCATTCACCACTCTATTTTTACTTTTTTCTTTAAAATCCTTTTTCATTTTCAGAACCTTTTTTTTATCCTCTTTAGTTCCTCCTCTTCCAAATTCTTTTGGAATGTAATCCATTTCATCATCTTCGAATTGATCAAAGTTCATTCTTCCGTTAGCCATTTTAATCTCCTTTTAATTTTTGAGAAAGTATTTAACTTTCTATTAAGATATTTATTATATTTTCCTCATTTTGTCAATAGATTTTTAATTAAATTATTTTTAACACTTTAAATATACTGATTTTTAAATATTTTTCCTTTTTTGAGTAGATATATTATTTTTAATATATCTATATCATATAATTATTATATTTGTTAAATTTATTAATTTCATATATACTAAACTCAGTACATTATTTCCTTATGATGTATAGTAAAGTGTGTGTGTGGTGAAAAATGGGTTCTTTGAAAAAAGGACCCATTTTTCTTTTTATAGAAAATGAGTCCTTTTTACTTTATATTTATTTTATTATTCGTATACCCTCATTTTAAATAATGAAGATTGAGATCCGTTATATTTACTTAAATTCTTAGTTACCATTATTAAAGTTACAATTCCAGCAATCAAATCACAAATAGGTTGTGCTAACCATATTCCTGTTAATCCGTACATTTTAGAGAAAATCATAATTAAAGGAATTAATAGTATAACTTGTCTTAATAAACTTAAGAACATCGCTGCCTTCCCCTCTCCTATAGCTAAGAAATAGTTACTTCCAGCCATACCTACAGCAATTGCAGGCATCGCCATTAAATATATTCTCATACCGTGAATCGAAATTGCCATAATATCAGGATTTTTATTAAATAATCCAATTATAGCTGCTGGGAAAACTTCAACTAAAAATAATGCGATAGCAAAGATTATTATTCCAGACCATGTCGCAATTTTATAAGCTTCTTCCATTCTCTTGTATTGCTTAGCACCAAAATTATAACCAATAATAGGTTGAGCACCTTGAGAAATTCCATAAACTGGCATGAAACAAAGTAGCGCGACAGCATTTACGGTTGCCATAGCACCTATTGCTAAATCTCCACCATGTAACTTCAAAGCGTTATTATTTACAACTTGAACCATACTTGTTGCTAGCTGCATTGTAAAAGGTGAAATTCCGATTGCCAAAATTAATTTTACAATATCTTTATCTAAAGCTAAATTAACTTTTTTAATTTTTAAATTTGATTTTTTACTCATATAGTATGCAAATGATAAAACTGCTGTCATAACTTGTGATAACACAGTCGCTATTGCAGCTCCTTTTATTCCTAGTCCAAATGTAAATATAAAAATTGGGTCTAGCACTATATTAACAAAACAGCTTATTACCATTATCGCTGAACAGATTTTAGGATTCCCATCAGCTCTTATTGTACTATTTAAAGCATATCCCATTATATTAAAAACAGTTCCATAAAGTATAATTGTTATATATTCTCTTGCGTACTTCAGTGTATTTTCACTTGCTCCAAAAGCTTTTAATATAGGATCTTTATATATACTTCCTAAAATTGTTATTACTAATCCTAAAATTATAGATAGTGTGATAATATTTCCCATTATTTTTTCAGCACTATCTCTTCTCTTTTCTCCTAATTTAATTGAGATGTTAGCTGTAGCTCCTATTCCTATTAACATTGAAAAGGCTAAAGCTATTGTAACTATTGGCATAGTTATCCCTACTCCTGTTATGGCCAAAGCTCCAACATCTTTCATATTCCCTATAAATATTCTATCCACAACATTGTATAAGGCACTTACTAGCATACTAATTATGGCAGGAATAGAATACTTTACAAGTAATCTCTTGATATCTCCATTATGTAGTGTTAATTCTTGTTTCACATTGTCCTCCTTAATTTTTTCTCATCCTTTCATCATAACATTTTTTTTAAAAATATGATATAATTTATTTAAATTTTTTAGGAGGTTTTTGATGAAAATTTTTAGAAATAGCTGTTCTTTAGATTGTTTTGATGTTTGTAAAATTGATGTCTATAAAAAAGATGGAAGAGTTGTAAAACTAGAAGGAAGTAGAGACAATTCGTTAACTGATGGATTTTTATGTTCAAAAGGTTTAAAACATTTAAATCGTTTGTATGATGAAAATCGTATTTTAAAACCTCTATTAAAAGTAGGAGAGGGATTTAAAGAAATCAGCTTTGAAGATGCAATAGAAATTGTAAATTCAAAGTTAATAAAAATAAAAAAAGATGGACTTACAAATTCAATCATTCATTATAGCGAGTCAGGAGCTGGTGGATTATTAAAAGGTATTCACGATATATTTTTTAATTTTTTAGGTGGAATATCTACAGCAACAGGTGGAACTTGCTGGTCTGCTGGATGTGCTGCTCATGATTATGATTTTGGTGGAAGACAAACTAGTGATTTAGATGATATGAAAAATGCTAATGTAATTATTCTTTGGTCTAGAAATCCTGCAGTGACTTCTGTTCATCTTTATAAAAAACTTGTTGAAATGAAAAAGTTAGGAATTAAAATAGTAACTATTGATTTTAGAAAAAATGAAACATCAACAATAAGTGATCTTCATATAAATTTGAGAGCTGGAGGTGACGGAGCTTTAGCTTTAGCTCTAAGTAGATTAGCTTTAGAAAAAAATACTGTAGATAGAAATTTTATAGATGAAAATATCTATGGATTTGAAAAATTCTCAAAATATCTTTCAACATTAAATATGAATGAATTGATTGAGGAGTGTGGTGTATCAAGCGAAAAAATTAATGAGTTATTTAAATTAATATCTATTGGAAATGTAATGACCTTTATAGGTTATGGTATGCAAAGATATATTAACGGTGGAAATAATGTTAGAGCTATCGATGCTTTAATGTCTATGACAGGAAATATTGGAAAAAGTGGAGCTGGTGTTTTTTATTCTAGTAAAATATATCCTCAAATTTTAAATAGAGATCCATACCTTAGTTTGAATTACGCGATTAATTCTAGAGAGTTCGCAATCACAAATTTTGCTAATTTCGTAAAAGAAAATACTATTGAAGCTATTTTTATAAGTAAGGCTAATCCTTTGAATCAACTTCCTGATTTAAATAAAACTTTAGATGCATATAAATCGATTCCATTTAAAGTTTGTTTTGATATGTTTTTAACTGATACTGCTAAGAACAGTGATTTAATAATTCCAGTAACAAATACTTTAGAAAGTGAGGATATTATATACTCTTCTATGCTTATGCCTTCACTTATGTATAATGAAAAAGTTGTAGATCCTGAAACTAAAGAGATGGATGAATATTTCTTTTTCCAAAGTTTAGCTAAAAAAATGAATTTAAAATCTTATCCTATTGTTTCAAAAGAGGAATATCTAAATAAAGTACTCGCTCCTTTAAACATAACTTTAGATGATCTTAAAAAGAGGGATATTAATATTCAAAAGGGGCATGTAGCTTGGGAAGATAAAAAGTTTAATACCCCTTCTGGAAAAATTGAAATATATAGTGAAACCGCATTAAAGGATGGAGCTGAACCTATGCCTATACTTATGAAAGCTTCTAAAAATTCTAGTGAATATCCCATCAGACTAATTACACCACATGCTAAAAATTCTCTATTTAATCAACATGTTGGTGATATTGAAGATATATCTCAGATATTTATATCTCATGAAAATTCTGAAAAATTAGAGGAGGGGGATATTGTTCTTGTTTCATCTAAAAATGGAAGTATAAAATCAAAAATCAAATTTGATTTCGATTTAAAAAAAGATGAGGCTTATATCTTTATGCAATGGAGTAAAGCTCAAGGTAATCCTAATTTTTTAACAAATAGTTTAGCTTCAGACATTGGAGGTCAGGTAGCATATTACGATACTTTTATAAATATAAAAAAAATCTCTGTTTAAATCCTGTAAATGAATTTGACTTTTAAGTTCAAAAAAAATATAATGATTTTGAAATTTATTAAGTAAGTTAATCTCGGGAGGATTTATGGAAATTTTAGCACATAGAGGAGCTTCAGGAACAGCTCCAGAAAATACAATTGCAGCATTCAAAAAAGCTATGGTTGATGGTTGTGATGGTTTTGAATTTGATGTACAACAGACCAAAGATGGTAAAATGGTTATTTTTCATGACTGGACTTTAGAAAGAACATCGAATGGTAATGGATATGTTAGAGAACACACTTTAGAAGAGTTGAAAAAATTAGATGCTGGAAGTTGGTTTAGTGAGGAGTTTAAAGAAGAAAAGATCCCTACTTTAGAGGAAACTTTAGATCTAATTCCAGATCACATGTTAATCAATATCGAGTTAAAAGAGGAGTATTCAAGAGAAAGAGGTTCTGAAAAAATTTTAGTAGATATAATCCAACAATATCCAACTAAAAATATTATAGTATCATCTTTTAGTCACAATCTTTTAAAAAATATAAAAAATCTAGATTCGTCTATCAAAATTGGAATTTTAGTTGAAAGTACTCTTATTAATTTAGATAAATATATTGAAAATTTAGGATTTGAATTAACTGCATATCACCCTGCTAAAAGTTTTATCCTTGAAGAAGATGTGAAGTATCTAAAGAGTAAAAATATCGATATAAACGTTTGGACTGTCAATTCATCTAAAGATGCAGAAGTACTAAAAAAAATGGGCGTTACAAGAATAATTACAAACTATCCAAAAGAGATAAGAGAATAATTCATTGACTTTTTCTCTCCTGTACGATACCATAGTATTATTAGATACAATCATCATAAGTATTTGAAGGAGAAATATAATGGAAAAAGAAGTGAAAATCCTAAAAGCTTTAGCACACCCGCTAAGATTAGAAATAATCAAATTACTTTCAAATGAAGAAAGTCTTTGCGTTTGTAAAATACAAGATTTTTTTAATGCTACACAATCTAATTTATCTCAACATTTAAAAATTTTAAAAGAAGCTGATATCTTAGCTTCTAAAAAAAATGGCGGATGGGTTTATTATAATCTTAAAAATAAAAAAGTTATTGATGTGATAAACATTTTAAAGGATAGTTAAATCTATCCTTTTTTTGTTTATAAAATTTGAATGTTTTTTCCATTTTTTAAAATTTTTTGTTCTTCTACAAGTTTTTTCAAAACTTTTCTTAAATGCCTATCAGAAATTTTTAAATACTCTGCCATATCTATATACTTTATTTTTTCTATTTTATTATGATTTGATAATTCTTTTAAATAATCTAAAATTCTTTCTTCTAAAGGTTGTTGATGATAACTTAATACTCTGCTCATCGTTGTAGTTAATTTATCGGTTATTGTTTTTAAAAGAAGCTCATAAAGCTCATCGTTTTGACTAATCATTTTTTTGAAATCAGTTCTTAATATTCCAATCATAATGCAAGGTGTTAATGCCTCTACATTTACATTTATATCTTTATTTTGAATATATTCAACTTCACCTAAAATTTGCATAGGTTTAGTAAACTCAATAAGAATCTCTTTATTTCCGTAAAATGCTGAATAGACTTTAACTTTTCCTTCTACAAAAAAATATATAGTTTGTGATTCTTCTTCTACAGAAAATATCATCTCGCCTTTTTGAAATCTTTTTATATATAATTTATTTAAAAATTCATTTTTTATACAATTTTCTAAATTATATTTTTTTAAATAGTATTTTATTTCATTCTTCATTTTAACCTCTTTTTTTAATTAGCGGATATATATCCGGTTTTTTTAGATGAAACTATGATA
Above is a window of Cetobacterium sp. ZOR0034 DNA encoding:
- a CDS encoding carbohydrate kinase family protein; this encodes MQDCLSGQKYILVFGASVVDMFGFCNSSYKACDSIPGKIKISFGGVSRNIAENMARVGIKTKFISIVGDDEIGRSMLTHSLKIGYDMTNSLILEGKSTPTYMAILDQTGEMVSAVADLDSISAMTTDFIDSKGPMIENAAFTFLDADDPSNLEYLLTKFNGKTNFILDPISSTKAEKVKHLIKYFHTIKPNRVEAEVLSGIKINTREDLEKVGKYFLSLGIKNVFISLDADGIYYTNGTESGTLKATDVTVKNVTGAGDSFVAGLGFGYMNDLSIKDTVKFAMAMSIVTIAHEETIHPKMGHELIAEIIEKTNWIEN
- a CDS encoding MATE family efflux transporter, with the protein product MKQELTLHNGDIKRLLVKYSIPAIISMLVSALYNVVDRIFIGNMKDVGALAITGVGITMPIVTIALAFSMLIGIGATANISIKLGEKRRDSAEKIMGNIITLSIILGLVITILGSIYKDPILKAFGASENTLKYAREYITIILYGTVFNIMGYALNSTIRADGNPKICSAIMVISCFVNIVLDPIFIFTFGLGIKGAAIATVLSQVMTAVLSFAYYMSKKSNLKIKKVNLALDKDIVKLILAIGISPFTMQLATSMVQVVNNNALKLHGGDLAIGAMATVNAVALLCFMPVYGISQGAQPIIGYNFGAKQYKRMEEAYKIATWSGIIIFAIALFLVEVFPAAIIGLFNKNPDIMAISIHGMRIYLMAMPAIAVGMAGSNYFLAIGEGKAAMFLSLLRQVILLIPLIMIFSKMYGLTGIWLAQPICDLIAGIVTLIMVTKNLSKYNGSQSSLFKMRVYE
- a CDS encoding molybdopterin-dependent oxidoreductase, whose amino-acid sequence is MKIFRNSCSLDCFDVCKIDVYKKDGRVVKLEGSRDNSLTDGFLCSKGLKHLNRLYDENRILKPLLKVGEGFKEISFEDAIEIVNSKLIKIKKDGLTNSIIHYSESGAGGLLKGIHDIFFNFLGGISTATGGTCWSAGCAAHDYDFGGRQTSDLDDMKNANVIILWSRNPAVTSVHLYKKLVEMKKLGIKIVTIDFRKNETSTISDLHINLRAGGDGALALALSRLALEKNTVDRNFIDENIYGFEKFSKYLSTLNMNELIEECGVSSEKINELFKLISIGNVMTFIGYGMQRYINGGNNVRAIDALMSMTGNIGKSGAGVFYSSKIYPQILNRDPYLSLNYAINSREFAITNFANFVKENTIEAIFISKANPLNQLPDLNKTLDAYKSIPFKVCFDMFLTDTAKNSDLIIPVTNTLESEDIIYSSMLMPSLMYNEKVVDPETKEMDEYFFFQSLAKKMNLKSYPIVSKEEYLNKVLAPLNITLDDLKKRDINIQKGHVAWEDKKFNTPSGKIEIYSETALKDGAEPMPILMKASKNSSEYPIRLITPHAKNSLFNQHVGDIEDISQIFISHENSEKLEEGDIVLVSSKNGSIKSKIKFDFDLKKDEAYIFMQWSKAQGNPNFLTNSLASDIGGQVAYYDTFINIKKISV
- a CDS encoding glycerophosphodiester phosphodiesterase, which translates into the protein MEILAHRGASGTAPENTIAAFKKAMVDGCDGFEFDVQQTKDGKMVIFHDWTLERTSNGNGYVREHTLEELKKLDAGSWFSEEFKEEKIPTLEETLDLIPDHMLINIELKEEYSRERGSEKILVDIIQQYPTKNIIVSSFSHNLLKNIKNLDSSIKIGILVESTLINLDKYIENLGFELTAYHPAKSFILEEDVKYLKSKNIDINVWTVNSSKDAEVLKKMGVTRIITNYPKEIRE
- a CDS encoding metalloregulator ArsR/SmtB family transcription factor; translated protein: MEKEVKILKALAHPLRLEIIKLLSNEESLCVCKIQDFFNATQSNLSQHLKILKEADILASKKNGGWVYYNLKNKKVIDVINILKDS
- a CDS encoding Crp/Fnr family transcriptional regulator produces the protein MKNEIKYYLKKYNLENCIKNEFLNKLYIKRFQKGEMIFSVEEESQTIYFFVEGKVKVYSAFYGNKEILIEFTKPMQILGEVEYIQNKDINVNVEALTPCIMIGILRTDFKKMISQNDELYELLLKTITDKLTTTMSRVLSYHQQPLEERILDYLKELSNHNKIEKIKYIDMAEYLKISDRHLRKVLKKLVEEQKILKNGKNIQIL